A region of Streptomyces sp. R44 DNA encodes the following proteins:
- a CDS encoding dienelactone hydrolase family protein translates to MAEVLLFHHALGLTEGVGAFADGLRRAGHTVHVPDLYEGRTFEDLEAGVGYAQEVGFDTVAARGEKAAEGLPEEIVYLGLSLGVVPAQKLAQTRPGAAGALLLSACVPETAFGTAWPEGVPVQVHGMDADPYFVGDGDLAAARELVAGARDRELFLYPGSAHLFAERGTPEYVPEAAALCAERVLCFLDALKG, encoded by the coding sequence ATGGCCGAGGTACTGCTCTTCCACCACGCGCTCGGGCTGACCGAGGGCGTCGGCGCGTTCGCCGACGGGCTGCGGCGGGCCGGGCACACGGTGCACGTGCCCGATCTGTACGAGGGGCGTACGTTCGAGGACCTGGAGGCCGGCGTCGGGTACGCCCAGGAGGTCGGCTTCGACACGGTCGCGGCCAGGGGCGAGAAGGCGGCCGAGGGGCTCCCCGAGGAGATCGTGTACCTCGGGCTCTCGCTCGGCGTGGTGCCCGCGCAGAAGCTGGCGCAGACGCGGCCCGGCGCCGCGGGCGCGCTGCTGCTGAGCGCCTGTGTGCCGGAGACCGCCTTCGGCACGGCCTGGCCGGAGGGCGTTCCCGTGCAGGTGCACGGCATGGACGCCGATCCGTACTTCGTCGGCGACGGGGACCTGGCGGCGGCCCGCGAGCTGGTCGCGGGCGCCCGCGACCGCGAGCTCTTCCTGTACCCGGGGTCGGCCCACCTGTTCGCCGAGCGGGGGACGCCGGAGTACGTGCCGGAGGCGGCCGCGCTGTGTGCCGAGCGGGTGCTGTGCTTCCTGGACGCCCTCAAGGGCTAG